Part of the Suricata suricatta isolate VVHF042 unplaced genomic scaffold, meerkat_22Aug2017_6uvM2_HiC HiC_scaffold_103, whole genome shotgun sequence genome, ATAGTCTGTTCAAAACACAGGCTCCAGCGACGCTGATAGATTCAGTTGAAGAAAGTCAGGCCACACAAAGTGTAAACACTTCGTGGTCCCAGGCCAAAAGGTGTGCTGGAGAACATTGTTTGAGGAAAGACCTCCCGTGGCTGTGGGTGTGACGGCCTGACCCCTCAACCTCTATTCTTTCAGTCTTGAGAGGAAACTCAAATCATAGTGGCTGCCGAGTATATCCTATGCAATTAGAAGGGCCACTTTTGGCCAGCAAAGGTTTTGTCCAGATCTAGGATCTCACGAAAACATAAGAGGAAAAGGGTACCTTCGCTAGAAGTTCAAATACTCTCAGtaggtaaaaaaattaaagtgaaaagcACAGACATAAAGATTTTCAATGATTCTGAAATTGTACACATTATCTCCTTGATAGAGGCCCAGCCGAAGGCCAGTGTCCCGCCAGGACAGAAAGTGGCCTGCAGAAATGCTCTTAAAGTGGCACTGGAGATCCCAAACATGAGAGCAAATTTGGGTTCAGAGAGAGCATCAGATGGTCTAGACACCACTACACCTTCTCAAAGGGAACCACAAAAGCCATCTCATAAAAAGTGCCAGAAGCCCAAAGAGAACTTACTGAGGAGTCTTCGGAAAAGCAAAAACCTTATGTCACTGCCCGTATGTTCACAGAGTAAGGACACCCCAGATGGTGGCCAATCCCAGGTGCACACAACCATCACTCGTACTCTAAGGGAAAGGCGGGCCAAGTCCCCACGAAGCCGCAGCATGTGCTCAAACTTCCCATCGCTTTCTGAAGATGATCATAAGACAGGAGGCAAAGGAAAGAGGGATACCTCAAGAGTTATGTCCTTGAATCACACAGTCAAGGAGAAGGGTGCAAGTGCTAAAGATGGAGGTGTCCTCCCACCTTTGCCCCCAGACTTCCACCTCACTGTGCCCAAAGCTCGGAAGGAAAAAGCACGAGACACCTACCCACGGATTCCGGCTGTCTCCTCTGAATGCTCTGCCTCCATGGGGAATGttgaggaccatggagagggtgTCTGGAAGCCAGGCTCGGAAGGTGCGGCGGCATCCTCCAGTGCCCCTAACCAGAGGCTGTGTTATTCACTCTCTCTggcaaacagaaaaaggaagctgCAAGTCACAGAGTTTGAGAAAGAGCTGCAAGAACTTCAGCCTGCAGACAACTCAAAGGTTATTAACCCCACCACCGCTGTGAAAAAGAATGTCCGTGAAGAAATGGGACAAGCCACAAGCCTGGGTTTCCCACAGGAACCCGGTCCCATCGAAGGAGGAATGATGGTCTggtttaaatttcaaaatcaccCATTTTGGCCAGCAGTGGTAAAGAGTGTCAGCCAAGCAGAGCAGACTGCAAGGGTGCTTTTGATTGAGGCAAACATGCCCTGTGAAATGAGTGGCATTCGAGTTCCTCTTCGAAGATTAAAGCACCTGGATTGTCACGAGAAGGAGAAACTAATAAGGAGAGCCAAGAAAGGGTACGAGCAAGGTGTGAACTGGTGCTTGTCCCTGATTGCCCACTACAGAGAAAGGCTCACGCGCGGTTCTTCTGTGGGCTCTTTCCTGGACTATTACGCTGCCGACACCAGTTACCCAATTAGGAAAGCCATCCAAGACGGGGATCTGGAGATTGATTTCCCAAAGGTGAATTATGCCGACCTGGAAGATTCTGAGGAGGAGACCTCCGTGGATGCGAAGAGGCCCTGCAAGAAAATTCTCCCTGACCGGATGAAGGCTGCTCAGGACCGAGCCAACCAGAAGCTAGTGGACTACATCGTCAAAAGAAAGGGGGCTGATCACCATCTTTTGGACATTGTCCAAGGCAGGAAACAGTCTAAGTGGCTGGCATCATTTGAGAATTCAAGCAAGTACGTGATCTGCGTTGAAACATACCTGGAGGATGAAGACCAGTTGGATGTGGTGGTAAAACATTTACTAGAAGTCTACAAACAAATAGACAAGAAGGCCCTGAATCTGGTAAGGGATGACAAAGTGAGTTTCGTTCTGGAAGTTCTTCTGCCAGAAGCAATCATTTGTTCGATTGCTGCACTTGATGGGTTAGATTACAAGGAGGCAGAAAAAAAGTACCGCCAGGGGCCACCTGTGCACTACCGGGAAAAAGAGCTATTTGATAAAAATATcctaaaggaaatgagaaagagatcAGCAACAAGGAGCAAGGCTAAATAACCCCCTGTGCCCACACTATAGCAGGGAGACCTGCCATTACCCTGTCTGTATGACCTGTGTGATCCTTCCATTCCCTATGACATGTAGATATGTTCTGGAAATCTGAGACCTCGGGGACATGCTGGATTCATTTTGGACCCACCTCTAGCACTTGTGGGTAACACGGTCATCATCTTTTCTAGTTCCCAAACGCTTCACAAgctaatttgttaaaatattgcAAATAGTTGTGCTTCCCTCTACTGGCTTGGACGTGTAACTATCCAGATGTTCCCTAACTTTGCTTTCGCCTgtacttcatattttaatatagtgTATTCACATTATTTTATTCCATGGAAGAGCATTGGTATCAGACATTAAGCAACAATCATTTTCAAAGTCCAAGATAGAGTTTTACAGAAACAACCTGTGGATCTCTCATTTTTTGGTGACACCTCAGTATAAATGAGTGGGTTCCTTCTGAAGACAATTCCTGAAGTTGTTCTGCTATGCTTATTTGTTTGGAAAAGTAGCCCTGAGAGATGAAACCAAAGACAGAGATGTTTTCTATATGTTATCACTACCTTCGAATGGGTCTTGGAAAAGCGGTCTGGAATCCAAAGTTAATGGATCATTTGCATGCAGTCCACATGCGGCTGAATGAAACCACAGCACGCACCAAACATTTTGGCAGCCTGTGCAAGATTGGTCAACTCTACGTTTCCCTGAGATTCCACTATGGAACAAGCCAGCTCTTGTTCAATGGCTGAGTGGTTTCCTAAAAcagacaggctcctggctgtctTCTTAACTGACTGGATCCTTTGCATATAGTGGTTCATCCCCATGTGGCAGACAACTAGAGTAATCCTACACACCCATTTAGCTGTTTTACACCGAGGAGTCCAGGCTCCCTTCTAAGGGCCCATCGAATTGGCCTAAACTGTAGGAAAGCATACGCTTCGTCCTGGACGTGTGTCCCCTGAAACACAGTCATTTGTCTCAAGCCAAGCAAGCTTTCTCTTTTGACTTATTTATTGACTAGCCCCGACAGGTTCCAACAGTTAAAAGTGCAGGCTGGTAAGTCATTCCAGGCTGCTTGAGCAATAGATGGACTAGGATCTGGGAACTTGGGAATGAGCTACAGAAAAGTCTCCATTTGGCTAAATATGATTGGCGTCAGAATACAATGACACATATGTAACTAAAAGATAAACTCTGAAGACCGTGAATTGTTATCCTTACTTGAAATAAGATGTTTTCTGAGacaaaaaatgttagaaaacttggttgcttttaaaacttgttgtgaaaaaaaaacactaaaggcTTAACACGAACCTGACTGCATTTTTATTCTCAGAGGGAGTCAACTGCCACTCACCGGCCCATGTTATGGGTTCACATGGCCatgtgatttgtgtgtgtgtaaaattgtCAAGAGTTATCTGTTTTGACTCATAATAAAACCACTGTATCTTTCACCTTGAACTTTGGCTTCATTATACTTATATCTATATAGATGAATAGATCAGATagacacatacatgcatacatacatactcaTAGTATTTTGGAATCAGTGATTTAGTTGTCACCTTTATAGTTCATTAtgaattttcttctcattctaaatattcacttttgtgcttcttttcatcattttacaAGAGGGCCTTCCAAATTGTGTAAGTGTCAGGCCCAACAGAACCTTCTGGGACGCTGCCTGAGAGACACCACTGACTCCTGAGGCATTCTGCCTGAGCTAATCCACGTGACATTCTCATGGTCTTGGAAAGTACTTGGAAACACATTCTCCACACTCTCTGTCGAGTTTGTGCACTGGGGGAGCAACACACTTTAGTTCCTCTATAAACATCGTGTCGCTCTGAGTCAAACATATCACTCAACTTCAGCTTTCTCATACAGCCACATCTGGCTCTacattctaatattttcttcactacctccttcactcactcattcattcattcagccatccattcattcatagCATTGTGAGTCAGTAGAGTAAGATGTGGTTTAAGAGTCTGCTCTTTCAGGTGCCATAGAAAGAAGATTGGCCTCATGGACTGATGACGTATCTGTGAAACCAGAACCCCAGATTTTCCCATACTTGTGAGGTCGTGGGTGTCTCTTGGTTGGGGATGAAGGAGAGGACCCGGTCCCTCCTGGATGTGTCATTGATGCCTGAGGCAGTCACTGAAGAAGAAAGACATGCCTAGGACATACATCTCTTCTCCTCCACGTTTAAACAGGATCACATTTGGGGTAAGCAGCGGGACTGAGGGCTCAATGGGTAGACCCTGAGATACCTTCCAGGTTGAGCAGTTGCAGTTGTTAAGGTGGCTCTAAGACTGCCCTGAacacggggcccctgggtggctcagccggttaagcgtctgacttcgactcaggtcatgagctcacggttcgtgggttagagccccacgtcaggctctgtgctgacagttagctcagaacctggagcctgtcttcggattctgtgtctccctctctctctgaccctcccctgctcacgctgtctttctctctcaaaattaaataataataaaaaaaagtttttaattaaaaaaaaaaagattgccctAAACTGGTTCTCTCTatcatgggtgtgtgtgtgtgtgatgggctAGCCCAATCTGTCACCCACCTTAACCTTCTGGATTAAGGGGACCTCCTCCCCTCCAGTCATAAGGCAGATGGTGGAACATCAGGTCCTGATCCTAACTGTTGGGTGGCAGAGCTGAATGGAGATGGCATGCACAGAATTTACAGGTTTCCATATTTATGTATGAATCTGAAAAAGAAAGGTGGAACCCCAAGACATGCTGAGGTGACCAGCATGAGAACACTGAATACCCAGAATCCCCTGAAACTTCGCCTGGGCCTTATCAACCCCCTAACGCTTGCTACCAGAGAGAATCTGCCTCATTCCTGGAGACCCTGCAAAGGCCTCATCTAAGGCAGCTGCCTGAACAGATGTTGTTTCTCTTATTCAACGTTAATCTCTGCTAACTTTCATTGCCATTGGACTAATGACAAGGGCAAGTAAGACTAGGTAACATGACAGCACAAGggaaaaatacagttttgtttgAATGGGAAATGCCTTACATTCAGAAAACAGTAGGATGCGGCTCGTGTGTACTTGCATGAAGTGAGATAACATATGTGCCAGTGGATTTTGAGAATATTGAACTCACAAGTCAGGGAACAGAATATAAGTCAGAATGGAGGAGAACTTATTAACGTGGAAGCACAGAGCTATGACTCAGGGTTTGACGTCCTGAAAGGGGCCAATCCAGCAGCCCAATATGCGTATTACATAAGCTTGGACAACAGTGGTCCACAGGTCTACAGCAAATGACACGGAAATACTGGAAAATTGAGGAATTGGTGAGAAGGTCCATGGGGGCGGGGGTTGAGACTGTGATTTGTAATGTCAGATCAGATGTCTTAACTCTGgcctctgtttctttggagagcaGAGAAATCACTGCTCAAATAAGGAACATGCTGGTGAAGTGGCACAGGCATCTTTCAGAAACTCAGTGCTGACTCTCCCCTGCAAGCCATCGCTGGAAGCAAGCAATGCTGGCGCAGAATTGGCAATCAATGGAGAGGACAGGATTCTCAAAAGGCAGGGTCCCAATGATGGCACAAAACTATCATGGGCAGGGTGAGCATTATTACCATACTGGGCAGCAAGGCCAAGGTGGGGTCAGTCTCATCTGACTGACCGGAATCTGTGGCAATGCTATAGACAGTAGTGTCCAAGATCTGGATGTGTGTACAGCTAGCTGACTTCTTACTCGCTTTTTATAAGGAAtacaaaaaacataaatgaaaacaagacaaaaaacaagaGCTGGCACACAGAAAGCTGGCGTTAACAGCTGTAGTGGAAAACTGTAGTCCCCCACCAAGTATCCAGGTCTAAGACAGGAGCCCTCTGACTGAAGGGGAGGTCAGAAAAACCCAGCAAGCCTTTCTCAAAAACCCTTATCTACTTACCAAGGTAATTGTGCATTGTGGTAAGGAGGATACCTGCGTTTTAAGAAGAGGATATTAAATATGAGTTCTTTGCTTACAAAGGGACTTCTGAAGTCTCGGCAATAATGGAGTTGTGAATCATTTTCCTCTGACAGGGTATCCAATGGTTCCGTGGATCTACCCAAGGGGTTTTTTCCTCCAGACTCTCAGTATATAGGTGGCAATAATGTACTTGGTGAGTGACAGAATCTTCATATTAGCACAAGTGACATGATACGCAAAGGCACACAAGGAAGCCTATGAAGCTGCCATCTCCTGACaatatgagaaaacagaagcaatgcTGATTCTTTACTAAGAAGAGAGGGAGGACTCAGATTCCtcccaagcaaaagaaaaaaaagtaactatgTGAGTTGGTGGATAAGTTAGCTAGCTTACCCAGTGATTATGTTAGTGTGTAAGTACATTAAATCATCAGGCtctataccttaaatatatacaatttttgtaaattaaatctcaataaagctgaggagaaacaagaaaaaaagaagacatgaaagTGGGGACATTACACACAAACTAGCAAAACTGAcctcatgaagaaatagaaatcctCAATACACCCATGAAAAAGTGGAGACATTGAATCTATTATCAAAAACCTCAgaacaaagaaaagctcagaacctggtggcctcactggtgaattctaccaaatgcttAAAGAATTACAAATCCCTATCAAGTTCTTCTCAAAGaatagaagagggaggaagcTTCCTagctcattttatgagaccaatATTACCCTGAGAGCAACGTGAGCCTAAGACACAAGACAAGTGCAGACCAATATCCCTTAAcaatataaatgcaaaaacagcaaaacataTACCAGCAGAACAAACACAGCAGTTTCcttaattagaattttaattgAAAGGACTATACATCATCacaaagtgggatttatcccaggaatgtaaAGGTGGTTCGACATATAAGAAAGCAATATAACACACCACACTCATAAAGGAAGGGAACAAACCACACGATTATCACAAAACGATGCAGGAAGCACATGTGGGAAAATTCAAGACTCCTTCATGGCAAAAAGCAGTCAGAAAACTAGGATTAGAAGGGAatttccctggggcacctgggtggagctcagtcagttgagcatccgacttctgctcaggtcaggatctcacagtttgtgagtaggagccccacattgagctcactcctgtcaacactgagcctgctttggatcctctgtcccctctttctctggccctcccctgctcacgctctctccctcaaaaataaatacacattaaaatttttttttaagtagggaatTTCCCCAACTGGAACATGGGCatttatgaaaacccacagctgaTATCATATTTCAtgggaaaagaatgaaagcatCTCCCTAAGACCACAGACAAGACAAAATGTTCACTcctgccacttctattcaacgtTGTACTGAAAGTTTGAGCCAGAGCAAttgggaagggaaataaaaggcatccaatgTGGATcagaagaaataaacctaactCTATTTGCAGATCACAGAATCTTATCTATTTAAACACCATAAGAAATCTATCACCAAAGCTCCAGAATATAAAATCAGTACACAAAATTCAGTTGTGTATCCATACACTTACAAGGAACAGTCTAAAAAGGAAACTAAGAGAATAATTCcatttccatttacaatagcatccaAAAGAATACTTAGGAATTCCAAAATACTTTGGAATGAATTTATCTGAGGAGATTCAAGACTTGTAcagtgaaaactacaaaacattgttgaaagaagttaaagaggacctgaataaatgaaaagacaccaTGGGTTCATGGATGGGAAGCtgtaatattgttaagatggcaacaCTCCCAGTTTATCTACAGTGTCAGTGTGATCCCCATCAAAATCCCAATGCCCTGtttggagaaatggaaaaagtgaTCCTCAAATCCACATAGAATTCCAAGGGACTCCAACACCAAGACAAACTTGAAGACAAAAAGCAAagtacaaagctacagtaattaagacagtgtggatatttgggctctttccataattaagACACTGTGGAcgttttggctctttccataatttggttatggttgatagcactgctataagcattggggtagatgtgtcccttcgaatcagcatttttgcatCTTCTGGATAAATAtttagtagtggaattgctgggtcatagggtaggtagttctactttaaattttttgagtaacatacatactgttttccagagtggctgcaccagtatgaattcccaccaacagtgtaagagggttcccctttctctgcatcctcaccaacacctgttgtttcttgg contains:
- the LOC115284568 gene encoding LOW QUALITY PROTEIN: PWWP domain-containing DNA repair factor 3B-like (The sequence of the model RefSeq protein was modified relative to this genomic sequence to represent the inferred CDS: substituted 1 base at 1 genomic stop codon); the protein is MRANLGSERASDGLDTTTPSQREPQKPSHKKCQKPKENLLRSLRKSKNLMSLPVCSQSKDTPDGGQSQVHTTITRTLRERRAKSPRSRSMCSNFPSLSEDDHKTGGKGKRDTSRVMSLNHTVKEKGASAKDGGVLPPLPPDFHLTVPKARKEKARDTYPRIPAVSSECSASMGNVEDHGEGVWKPGSEGAAASSSAPNQRLCYSLSLANRKRKLQVTEFEKELQELQPADNSKVINPTTAVKKNVREEMGQATSLGFPQEPGPIEGGMMVWFKFQNHPFWPAVVKSVSQAEQTARVLLIEANMPCEMSGIRVPLRRLKHLDCHEKEKLIRRAKKGYEQGVNWCLSLIAHYRERLTRGSSVGSFLDYYAADTSYPIRKAIQDGDLEIDFPKVNYADLEDSEEETSVDAKRPCKKILPDRMKAAQDRANQKLVDYIVKRKGADHHLLDIVQGRKQSKWLASFENSSKYVICVETYLEDEDQLDVVVKHLLEVYKQIDKKALNLVRDDKVSFVLEVLLPEAIICSIAALDGLDYKEAEKKYRQGPPVHYREKELFDKNILKEMRKRSATRSKAKXPPVPTL